ACCGCCGAAACCGCCGGCAGGGAGACTGTCGCGTCCGTCGTCGCGGACGCGTCGCTCCACCGGTGACGTGCGTGCCGCCGCCACCGAAGACTTATTCTCGGGCGGCGGGGAGTCCGTGTCGTGTCTCTCCGCGCCGCCCTGCGGCGACGGTTCGCGGTCGACTCGCGCGCGCTCGCCGCACTCCGGGTCTCGCTCGCTGCGCTCGTCGTCCTCGATTTGGCGCTGCGGTCGCGGAGTCTCGTCGCCTTCTACACCGACTCGGGCGTCCTCCCGCGAGCGCGCCTGTTCGAGGTCGCGCCGACGCTCGGGCGACTCTCACTGCACGCGCTCTCGGGCGCGGCGTGGTTCCAGTGGGCGCTGTTCGCGCTCACCGGCGTCGCCGCGGTCGCGATGCTCGCGGGCTACCGGACGACGCTCGCGACGCTCGCGACCGGCCTCCTCGTGGTGTCCCTCCAGTACCGGAACCCGCTCGTGTTGAACAGCGGCGACACGCTCCTCCGAATGCTGTTCCTCTGGGCCGTGTTCCTCCCCCTCGGTGAACGCTGGTCCGTCGACGCCCTGCGGTCCGCGGACCATCGAACGCGGGTCGTCTCCGTGGCGACGGCGGGATTGCTCCTGCAGGTCGTCGCCCTCTACTCGGTGAACGCGGCGCTGAAACTTCGGAGTGACGCGTGGCTCTCCGGCGAAGCAGTGCGGTACGTGTTCAGCCTCGACATGTTCGTCGTCGGCCTCGGTGACGTGCTCGCGGGCCATTCCGGCGTGCTGGTGACGTTCTCCCACCTGTGGCTCGCGCTCGTCTCCCTGTCCGTGCTGCTCGTCGCGCTGACTGGGTGGCCGCGCGCCGCGCTCGCCGGCGCGTTCGCCGCGATGCACCTCGGGATGCTCGCCACGATGCAACTGGGCGTCTTCCCGCTGGTGTCGGTCGCCGCGCTCCTGCCGTTCCTCCCGTCTCGCGCCTGGGACGCGCTCCCGACCAGAGAGCGCGTGCCCGGCCTCCGGTCGGTACCGGTCGCGCGGTGGCGTGAGGCGCTCTCGACTCGCCTCCCGGTAGTCGCCCTCCCGGACCTTCCTCCCGCCGTCGCGTTCGTCCGGGAGCGCGTCGTTCCCGTCGGCCTCGCCGTCGTGCTCGCGGGAGTTCTCGTCTGGAACGCCGCCACCGTCGGCGCCGTCCCGGTACCCGACGCCGCGCCGGTCGACGAGTCGCCGGACGCGCGCTGGAACATGTTCGCGCCGTCGCCGCTCGGCACGGACTACTGGTTCGTCGCGCCCGCGCCCCTCGACTCCGGTGAGCGCGTGGACGCCTTCGACGGCGGGGCGGTGTCGTGGGATAAACCGCCGGACGTCGCCGACTCCTACCGGTCGGCGCGCTGGCGGAAGTACCTCACTAACGTCCAGCGAGAGGACTCGCCGGTGATTTCACGGGGGCTGGCGGGCCACCTCTGCCGGCGACTCGAAGCCAGGGGCCTGGACCCACAGTCGGTGTCGGTGTCAGCCGTCGCGCAACCGACGCGACTCGGCGGTCCGGAGCCGACGGAGAAAAAGAGAATCGTCGAGCGGAACTGCTCGGTTACAGGCTGACGGTGTACTCGCCGTTCTGTGTGCCGAGCCCCGAGACCGTCACCGTGGCCTCGCGCCGGGTAGCGTCCTCGACGTGGACGCGCCCGGAGAACGACGTTTCGAGCCCCTTGATGGTGCTCCGGGTGCCGCCGCCGAGGTCGATGCTGGTGTCCACCGCGCAGACGCCGATACCGTCACCGCGGCGGAAGTGGTTGAGGAAATTCGAGTTCAGGAACCGGTAGACCGAGCGCGTGTCCTCGACGGCGTCGAGAATCGAAGAACAGAGCAGGATGCCGGCGCGGAACCGGTCGCGTTCGACCTGCGCCTCCGCGACTTCGGTGGAGAACTCCATGCCGAGCGCGGTGAGGTCAGTGAGGTCCTCGATTTTCCGCACGTCGTCGGCGCGGTCCGGCCCGTCGCCGATGAGGATGCGCGCGCCGTCGGCCGAGTCGCCGAGGCCGCGCTTGACCGTGCGGGCCGACGAGTCGGTCGCGAGCACGACGCTGTTCTCGTCGTCGCCGCCCGCGACCAGTTGGTAGAACAGCGTCTCGATGGCGTCCGAGTCCTCGCCCGTGAGGAGGACGCTCGTTCCGTTCGCCACGGGGTCGAGGCCGAGGTCGCCGAAGGCGAAGTCGTCGGTGGTGGCGCTCACTGTGCCACCTCCATCTCGGCGTCGATGACGCGTTGCCGGAGTTCGAGCATCTCCATCGCCTCGTCGGCGAACTGCTGGAGGTCGGCTCGCTGGTCTGCGTCGTACGTGCGCGGTTCGTGGTCGATGAGACACACCTGCCCGATGACTTCGCCGGAGTCGGTGGTCATGTTCGCGCCCGCGTAGGAGACGATGCCGAGGTTGTGGAGGCCCTCGTTGCTGTCGAAGCGCTTGTCCGAACTGATGTCCTCGACGACCATCACGTCCTCCTGGAGCATGCTGTGCGTGCAGATGGTGTCTTCGCGAGTGATTGACCCCCAGTCGGCGCCGTGGCACGCGAGGATGTCCTCCTCGTCCCGTTCGACGAGGCCGATGAACGCGACGGCCGTGTCGAAGTGGCTGGCGATGAGGTCGGTGAGACGCTCGAAACTCTCCTCGATGGGGAGTTCGTCGACGTCGTACTCGGCGAGGGCTTCGAGGCGTTCGTCCTCGTTGTCGGGCAGGAGGAAGCCGACTTGGCTGGAGTGCGTGATGACGTCGTCCACGACGAACCCGAGGCGGTCGTGGGCGTCCGGAAGGTGTTTCCCGAGGTACTCGACGATGAGATCCTCGAAGGAACTGGTGTCCACGTCGCCGGGGCGAGCGTCGGTGAACAGCACGCAGGGCGTCTGCGGGGTCTCCTCGCGGATGGCATCCACGACTTCGAGGCCGCTACCGTCTTCGAGTTCGTACTCGGTGACGACGCAGTCAACGGCCTCGGATTCGAGGGTCGACCGCGCGTCTGCGACCGTCGTCGCTTCGACTGCCGTCAGAGTGGGTTCGTCCTCGACCGTCGAGGCTGTCGCACCCACGTCGTCCTCCGTGTCGACACAGAGGACAGTTCGTTCCGTCATGCCTCTCGTGGAAACCCGGCCGGACGTAAGTAAGTACACCCAGGGTTATCATCGTTGAACATTGGACAATTCTGTACGAACACGTTCGCGGTGTGAGTGCGCGTCCACGAAACAGGGCCGCTATCACCCGTTTGCGGCGCCCCCACTATTCACGCATTTATATAGGGGGGGGAAATATTCCTGACAGGAGCGGGCGCCTGCGGGGCGCGCCGCTCGCCTACTGGGGCGGAATCGCGGTTTCGGTCGGCTCGGTCGCGAGCGCGCGCTTCGCCGCGGCCACGTCCTCGCCGTCGGCCTCGCACTGGTTCTCCATCAACACCGTCTCGCTCGGGAACAGGCGCTCCCCGAGGTCGAGGCCGTGGTCGCGCGCCGTCGAACCCGTCACCGTCAGGTAGACGCCGACGCCCGTGTCCGCGATGGCGGCCTCCTCCTCGCGCCCGCCGTCGGGGTAGACGAAGGAGACGCCGTCAGTCGCGTCCGTCCCGAGGACGGCCTCCACGAGGCGCTCGTACCGAGGGCTGATGCAGATTTCGCCCTCGTAGGCCGCGAGGAACTCGCGGTCCAGTTCGGGCGCGGCCACGTCCCGCTGGACCGACGGCGTCGCCAGCAGCGTGTGGTAGACCGTGTCGCCGAGCCCGGAGACCACGCGCACGTCCGTGTCCACCGGGTCGATGCGGTCGTTCACGTCCGCGATGCTCGTCAGCGGCTCCGGCCGCAGTTCCACGACCTCCTCCAACACGAGGTCCGCGCTGTCGAACCCGAGCGCGAACTCGTGGGTGCGCAGCGCGCGGAACGGCTCCTCGCGCCCGACCAACTGGACGGGCGTCCCGTCCACGTCGAGGGTCAGCGAGTCGAAGACGATGCGGCGGGGCTTCCCGGCGCGCGCGTCCCGCAGCAGCGTGAAGTCCGGTCGATGCGAGTTCGACGGTTCGCTGTACGCCGCGAGCCGGTCGTAGACGCCGCGGTCGTCGGACTGCTCGCCTTTCGCCACCGCCTTCTCGTAGCGGAGCGTCGACACGACGTCGTCCGCGACCGCGGTCGCGTCCGCGCGAGCGGCGAAACGGTCGAGGACGGCTTCCAGCGGCCGCCCCTTCCGCGGGACGGCGACGCGAACCGGCGCTGTCATTGTCGAGAACAGCGTCCGAGCGCCGAAAACGATTGTGATTCCGGGGGTTCGTCGGTCTACGTCCCGAAGACGTCCGAGAGCTGGTCGCGCCACGCCTCGATTTCCTCGACGTGCTCCTCCACGTCGTCGAGGTCGGATTCGAGGCGGTCCACGTCCTCTTCGACGTCCTCGACGTCCAGCACGG
The nucleotide sequence above comes from Halobacterium litoreum. Encoded proteins:
- a CDS encoding HTTM domain-containing protein; this translates as MSLRAALRRRFAVDSRALAALRVSLAALVVLDLALRSRSLVAFYTDSGVLPRARLFEVAPTLGRLSLHALSGAAWFQWALFALTGVAAVAMLAGYRTTLATLATGLLVVSLQYRNPLVLNSGDTLLRMLFLWAVFLPLGERWSVDALRSADHRTRVVSVATAGLLLQVVALYSVNAALKLRSDAWLSGEAVRYVFSLDMFVVGLGDVLAGHSGVLVTFSHLWLALVSLSVLLVALTGWPRAALAGAFAAMHLGMLATMQLGVFPLVSVAALLPFLPSRAWDALPTRERVPGLRSVPVARWREALSTRLPVVALPDLPPAVAFVRERVVPVGLAVVLAGVLVWNAATVGAVPVPDAAPVDESPDARWNMFAPSPLGTDYWFVAPAPLDSGERVDAFDGGAVSWDKPPDVADSYRSARWRKYLTNVQREDSPVISRGLAGHLCRRLEARGLDPQSVSVSAVAQPTRLGGPEPTEKKRIVERNCSVTG
- a CDS encoding DUF7504 family protein produces the protein MSATTDDFAFGDLGLDPVANGTSVLLTGEDSDAIETLFYQLVAGGDDENSVVLATDSSARTVKRGLGDSADGARILIGDGPDRADDVRKIEDLTDLTALGMEFSTEVAEAQVERDRFRAGILLCSSILDAVEDTRSVYRFLNSNFLNHFRRGDGIGVCAVDTSIDLGGGTRSTIKGLETSFSGRVHVEDATRREATVTVSGLGTQNGEYTVSL
- a CDS encoding GAF domain-containing protein, producing the protein MTERTVLCVDTEDDVGATASTVEDEPTLTAVEATTVADARSTLESEAVDCVVTEYELEDGSGLEVVDAIREETPQTPCVLFTDARPGDVDTSSFEDLIVEYLGKHLPDAHDRLGFVVDDVITHSSQVGFLLPDNEDERLEALAEYDVDELPIEESFERLTDLIASHFDTAVAFIGLVERDEEDILACHGADWGSITREDTICTHSMLQEDVMVVEDISSDKRFDSNEGLHNLGIVSYAGANMTTDSGEVIGQVCLIDHEPRTYDADQRADLQQFADEAMEMLELRQRVIDAEMEVAQ